One Spirochaetota bacterium genomic region harbors:
- a CDS encoding GNAT family N-acetyltransferase yields MRVVALVQERNLMTDSAHIIFKTVDESALETLVDLRWRFVRELKRLEDPEPPLEFRRATTEYFARHLRAGSYIGILGLIDEKIVCCAGLLLYDLPPLNSSAGRKIGHVLNFYTVPESRRAGAGASLLRFTIDTAVARGIDRLFLNATKMGEPLYRKAGFAEQEEAALTLEVAPRAVT; encoded by the coding sequence ATGCGGGTCGTGGCGCTTGTGCAGGAAAGAAATCTTATGACGGATAGTGCGCACATCATTTTCAAAACTGTGGACGAATCCGCGCTGGAAACGCTTGTCGATCTGCGATGGCGGTTCGTGCGTGAACTGAAGCGGCTTGAAGACCCTGAACCGCCCCTGGAATTCCGCCGCGCAACCACGGAATATTTTGCACGGCATCTCCGGGCCGGCTCCTATATCGGGATCCTCGGGTTAATCGATGAAAAAATCGTGTGCTGTGCGGGGCTCCTCCTGTACGACCTTCCGCCCCTGAATTCCAGCGCCGGCCGTAAAATCGGCCATGTGTTGAATTTCTACACGGTCCCCGAATCCAGGCGCGCCGGCGCGGGCGCCTCCCTGCTCAGGTTCACAATCGACACAGCGGTGGCGCGGGGGATCGACAGGCTCTTTCTTAACGCGACGAAGATGGGGGAACCGCTCTATCGTAAGGCGGGATTCGCGGAACAGGAAGAAGCGGCGCTGACGCTCGAGGTTGCGCCCCGCGCCGTTACATGA
- the map gene encoding type I methionyl aminopeptidase: MKQMRLKTRDDVMRIRESGAILAQVFTQISILALDSLSTWELDRIIEDAIIKRKARPSFQTVKNYSYASCISVNDEVVHGLPSKKKIMRKGDIVKVDIGVVRNGYFSDRCDTFPVGKISAPARKLVKTAHECLAKGIEVLYPGRRLGDIGATIQEHAHANGFTVVRDFTGHGVGFAVHEQPNVPHYGKRNTGRFLESGMVLAVEPMINQGTYEVETCDDGWTVVTGDGMLSAQFEHTIAVTEHGPEVLTL; encoded by the coding sequence ATGAAACAGATGAGGCTTAAAACCCGCGACGATGTCATGCGCATACGCGAATCCGGCGCCATACTCGCCCAGGTGTTCACCCAGATTTCCATCCTCGCCCTGGATTCCCTCTCCACGTGGGAACTCGACCGTATCATCGAGGACGCGATCATCAAGCGCAAGGCGCGGCCCTCCTTCCAGACCGTTAAGAATTATTCATATGCAAGCTGCATATCGGTGAACGACGAGGTCGTGCACGGGCTTCCCTCCAAAAAAAAGATCATGCGCAAGGGCGACATCGTGAAGGTGGATATAGGCGTCGTCAGGAACGGGTATTTTTCGGACCGGTGCGATACCTTCCCGGTGGGGAAAATATCGGCGCCCGCGCGAAAACTCGTGAAGACGGCCCATGAGTGCCTAGCGAAGGGGATCGAGGTCCTGTACCCCGGACGGCGCCTGGGGGATATCGGCGCGACCATTCAGGAACACGCCCATGCGAACGGCTTCACCGTGGTGCGCGACTTCACGGGCCACGGCGTGGGCTTTGCCGTGCACGAGCAGCCCAATGTCCCGCACTACGGAAAACGTAACACTGGCAGGTTCCTGGAATCGGGCATGGTGCTCGCGGTGGAACCCATGATCAACCAGGGCACCTACGAGGTTGAGACCTGCGATGACGGGTGGACGGTCGTGACCGGCGACGGCATGCTTTCGGCGCAGTTCGAGCATACCATCGCGGTGACCGAGCACGGACCGGAGGTCCTCACGCTGTAG
- the recA gene encoding recombinase RecA — translation MADQKELNQKSQALESAILQIEKQFGKGAIMRLGDDSAKIKVESISTGALELDIALGIGGIPRGRITEIFGPESSGKTTLMLHVVAQAQKLGGVAAFVDAEHALDPGYSKKLGVNTDELLVSQPDTGEEALEITEALVRSGAVDIVVIDSVAALVPKAEIEGEMGDSHMGLQARLMSQALRKLTGVIAKSKTSVVFINQIRHKIGVMFGSPETTTGGNALKFYASIRLDIRRIETLKNGEEAVGNRVRVKVVKNKVSPPFRQAEFDVMYDSGISREGGMIDMGTSLGIVKKAGTWYSYGEERIGQGRENAKQFLKDHPDISGDIERKIKIAAGLIVENDETAPAAAAK, via the coding sequence ATGGCGGACCAGAAGGAACTTAACCAGAAATCACAGGCGCTCGAATCGGCGATTCTGCAGATCGAGAAGCAGTTCGGCAAGGGAGCCATCATGCGGCTCGGCGACGATTCCGCGAAGATCAAGGTGGAGTCCATCTCCACGGGGGCGCTTGAGCTCGATATCGCGCTCGGCATAGGCGGCATACCGCGCGGGCGCATCACCGAGATATTCGGCCCGGAAAGCTCCGGCAAGACCACGCTCATGCTCCACGTGGTCGCCCAGGCCCAGAAGCTGGGCGGCGTCGCGGCCTTCGTGGACGCGGAACACGCCCTGGATCCCGGCTATTCGAAAAAGCTCGGCGTCAACACGGACGAGCTCCTGGTATCCCAGCCCGACACCGGCGAGGAGGCGCTCGAGATCACCGAGGCGCTCGTGCGCTCGGGGGCGGTGGACATCGTGGTCATCGACTCGGTGGCCGCGCTCGTTCCCAAGGCCGAGATCGAGGGCGAGATGGGCGATTCCCACATGGGCCTGCAGGCGCGCCTCATGAGCCAGGCGCTCAGGAAGCTCACCGGCGTGATCGCGAAGTCGAAGACCTCGGTGGTGTTCATCAACCAGATCCGCCACAAGATAGGCGTCATGTTCGGGAGCCCCGAGACGACCACAGGCGGAAACGCGCTCAAGTTCTATGCGTCCATCCGGCTCGACATCCGGCGCATCGAAACGCTCAAGAACGGCGAGGAGGCCGTGGGCAACCGGGTGCGCGTGAAGGTCGTCAAGAACAAGGTGTCGCCCCCCTTCCGCCAGGCCGAGTTCGACGTCATGTACGATTCCGGCATCTCGCGCGAGGGCGGCATGATCGATATGGGCACGAGCCTGGGTATCGTCAAGAAGGCGGGCACCTGGTACTCGTACGGCGAGGAGCGCATCGGCCAGGGACGCGAGAACGCGAAACAGTTTTTGAAAGACCATCCCGACATCTCTGGCGACATCGAACGCAAGATCAAGATCGCCGCGGGGCTTATCGTAGAAAACGACGAAACCGCACCGGCCGCGGCGGCCAAGTAA
- a CDS encoding transcriptional repressor, translating to MKILSSKYKRSKQRERILELLRGTHTHPSADWIYEKLKKEFSNLSMGTVYRNLTVLMEQGLIRKIDFGSTFDRFDANTANHYHFICESCGEISDVDMPFNTTLNETANRTGQFSVRHHRIEFYGTCGKCGRA from the coding sequence TTGAAAATACTCTCTTCGAAATACAAACGCAGCAAACAGCGGGAGCGGATACTCGAGCTGCTCCGGGGCACGCATACGCACCCGTCCGCGGACTGGATTTACGAGAAGCTGAAAAAGGAGTTCTCGAACCTGAGTATGGGCACCGTCTACCGGAACCTGACCGTGCTCATGGAACAGGGCCTTATCCGCAAGATCGATTTCGGCAGCACATTCGACCGCTTCGACGCCAATACCGCGAACCATTACCATTTTATCTGCGAATCGTGCGGAGAGATATCGGACGTTGATATGCCGTTTAACACAACGCTGAACGAGACAGCGAACCGCACGGGACAATTCAGCGTCCGCCACCACCGCATAGAATTTTACGGCACGTGCGGAAAATGCGGACGGGCATGA
- a CDS encoding type II toxin-antitoxin system RelE/ParE family toxin → MAGDSFKVFWTRTAYQDIEDIIDYISLDSPNTAREIFTRIRTKSATLINLPHRGRIVPELKFYNIITYRELIAAPWRIIYRVEHDTVYVMSVIDGKRNIEDLLLARLIRE, encoded by the coding sequence ATGGCCGGCGACTCTTTTAAAGTTTTCTGGACCCGAACTGCCTACCAGGATATTGAAGACATTATCGATTATATATCCCTTGATTCCCCGAACACGGCGCGTGAAATTTTTACGCGCATCAGGACAAAATCCGCAACCCTCATAAACCTGCCGCATCGGGGGCGCATAGTTCCCGAGCTTAAGTTCTATAACATAATTACATATCGCGAGCTCATCGCCGCCCCGTGGAGGATCATCTACCGCGTCGAACATGATACGGTCTACGTCATGTCGGTAATCGATGGAAAAAGAAATATCGAAGACCTGCTGCTTGCCCGGCTGATCAGGGAATAA
- a CDS encoding type II toxin-antitoxin system Phd/YefM family antitoxin — protein MNIKEDIRPISYVKAHAADMLEQVNETRRPVFVTQNGEAKAVLLDPESFENMQKALGILKMVSQGEKDVIDNNLLSQEEAFGRIAKKFMR, from the coding sequence ATGAACATAAAAGAAGACATTCGTCCCATATCCTACGTCAAGGCGCACGCTGCCGACATGCTCGAACAGGTAAATGAAACGAGGAGGCCGGTATTCGTCACCCAGAACGGCGAGGCGAAGGCGGTCCTTCTTGATCCCGAAAGCTTTGAAAATATGCAGAAAGCGCTCGGCATTCTTAAAATGGTCTCGCAGGGGGAAAAGGACGTCATCGACAACAACCTGCTCTCCCAGGAAGAGGCGTTCGGCCGGATTGCGAAGAAATTCATGCGATAA